From the genome of Vulgatibacter sp.:
GCAGATGCCCGAGGAGCAGCGCCGCCGCCATCGTCTCGGCGTGCTGCCGCTCGTGGTTGGCGAGAAAGCGGAAGACCCACCCGCCGGCGAGCAGATCGCCCTCGAAATCGGTGCGCTCGAGGAAGGCGAGGAGGCGCTCCCGCACCAGCGCGGCGTAGCTGCGGATCCGCACGAGCGGCGGCAGCCGCCTGCCGCGGCTTCCCTTGTGGCTGTGGAAGGAATCGTAGATGCCGTCGAGGCCGGGATCGATCGGCCGCTCCCCGGCGCACCGGCGCAGCACCCAGCGCTCCTCCTGCCAGGCCACGTGGCCCAGGTGCCAGCCGAGCGGCGAGAAGCCCGGATCGAATTGGGCGCGGGCCTGCGCGTCGCCGAGCCGCGCGGTGAGCCGCTCGGTGGTGGCCCGCGCGGAGAGCAGCGCGTCGCGCAGCTCGGCCCTCAACGAAGCTCCACCACCGCAGCCTCGCCGCCGAGGGTGGCGATCACGCCCTGCCCCGGCTCGATCCGCCGCCAGCGCTCGTCGTCGTCGAGTCGTTCGGACGCCACGATCGTCCCGGCGGCGATCGCGCCGCCGCCGGGGTGGAGGTAGAGCGAGGGCGGCTCGGGCTCGGTGGCGGTGCGCAGCGCCACCAGCGAGGTGCCGTCCGCCACCACCACCGCGAAGTGCGCCTTCGCGCCTGCCTCCTTCGCCCAGGCCGCCACCCGCGCCACCGCTGCGGCGGTGGCCTCGAGCAGCACCGCCGGATCCCCCGCCCCGCCGCGCTGGTCCAGTTCCTCGAGCACCAGGGCGAAGAGGTGCTCCGAATCGGTGGTCCCTGCGATCCCGGCGAAGCGCTCGTCGGAGAGGGCGGCGCAGAGCCTGCGGCGCACCGAGGT
Proteins encoded in this window:
- the egtC gene encoding ergothioneine biosynthesis protein EgtC, which codes for MLATMCRLLGYLGEEAPLGALVSAPPHSLVRQSWQARELVSATVNADGWGAGLYVPGDPDPCLYTSTLPIWADANVPHLGRALRSRCLVAAVRSATDPLTVAHANTQPFAAGRLVFLHNGFVEGFRTSVRRRLCAALSDERFAGIAGTTDSEHLFALVLEELDQRGGAGDPAVLLEATAAAVARVAAWAKEAGAKAHFAVVVADGTSLVALRTATEPEPPSLYLHPGGGAIAAGTIVASERLDDDERWRRIEPGQGVIATLGGEAAVVELR